The sequence GCAGTGGGTGGTGTTGGAAGATTACGAGGTGGAGCTTGATTCAAACTTTGTGGCGGTATAAAAAGGCGATCATCGGCTGCCTTGCGCTCTTGGTGGGGGTGGTCTTTGTGGTGTTTTTGTTTTTTAGAGAACCTACTAGGCTGGTGAGTATCCAAGATTTTAACGCCCTGTTACGCAGCGAAAAAATCCAAAGTATTAAAATTGATAGCCGCTACATTTACCTAAAAACCCGCTTTAAGGTGTATAAAACCGCCCGTTTGGGCTGGACGGACTCCATGCAATTTCCTACGAATATCCCCATTGAGGTGTTGCCCGAGGACAACACCACGCAAGAACTCTTAAATGTCGTGATCATCTTTTTCTTTTTAGTGCTCTTGGCGGTGGTTTTGCGCTTGGCTTGGAACAAAAAGGCACTGCTGCAGCCCTCTGTGGACGCTACCCAAGCACACCCAAGCACCCCACAGCCCCCTTTGCACGCCACTTTGCCCAGTGTCCGCTTTAAAGATGTGGCGGGCACGAAGGAGGTCAAAGAGGAATTATACGAGATTGTGGATTACTTGAAAAATCCCAAAAAATACCAAGATTTAAAGATCAAATTACCTAAGGGGGTGCTCTTGGTGGGCCCACCGGGGGTGGGTAAAACGATGATCGCCAAGGCCCTAGCCGCTGAGGCGAAAGTGCCCTTTTTCTACCACAGCGGGAGCGCCTTCGTGCAAATTTATGTGGGCGTGGGGGCTAAGAGGGTGCGAGAACTTTTTGCCAAAGCCAAAGCCTTTAGCCCGTCCATTGTGTTTATCGATGAGATCGATGCGGTGGGTAAGGCGAGAGGACACCAGCGCAACGATGAGAGAGAAGCCACGCTCAACCAGCTTTTAACCGAGATGGACGGCTTTGAGGAAAGCTCTCAGGTGATCGTGATCGGGGCGACGAATAAAATCGATGTGATGGACGAGGCTCTTTTAAGAAGTGGCCGCTTTGATCGGCGTATTTTTATTTCTCTGCCCGACTTAGAAGAGCGGGTGCAGATTTTAGAGTCTTATTTGCAAGACAAACAACACAATTTAGATTGTTTGGAGGTGGCAAAAATCTGTGTGGGCTTTAGTGGGGCGATGCTCTCTTCTTTGGTGAATGAAAGCGCCCTAAATGCTTTAAGACGCAACGCGGCACAAATTAGCATGAAAGACATTTTAGAGGTCAAAGACAAAATCGCCTTTGGTAAAAAGAAAAATGTAACTTTGAGCGAGCAAGAAAAGAATTTATACGCCCTTTATCAAAGTGCCAAAGCCCTTAGTGCCTACTGGCTAGAGGTGGAGTTTGATAAGGTGCTCTTGGTGGGGGAGTTCTTGGTGGCAAGCGATCGGCGTATTTTGAGCAAGAGTGAGATGAACAACAGCATTAAGGTGCATTTAAGCGGGATGATTGTGCTGGATTTATTCTTTAAAGAAAGTTACACTTTGGCTAAGGACGATTTAAAGCACGCCCTAGAAACCGCTAAAAAGATGTGCGAAGAGTATGGCATGGGGCATAAGTTTATCGGGGATCGAAGTGATGTAGAGGCTCTCTTAAGCACGCTTTATGCGGAACAACGAGAGTTTTTAGGCAATTTTAGAGCCCAAGTACAGGCAATGGCACAGGCTTTATTGGATAAAGAGAAGCTAAGTAAAACCCAAATCCAAGAGATTTTGCGCTCTTTTGTGTGATGGTGTATTTTAGTGGCTTTGGCTTTAGGGGGAGAGGGGGCTGTTTGCGTGGATTTTAAAAGATTGTGGGGATTACGACATGGCGGGCTTTAGCTATGGGGCTCTTAAAGCTTTAGAGTGTGCTTATGGCAAAGCCAAAGAAGGGCAAAGGGTGCAAAAGCTCATGTTGATTTCGCCTTGTATGTTGGCACTCAAACCCCCGCCTTTAAACGCCTACAAGTTTTAAGCTATAAAAAGACCCTAAAGGCTACATGCAAACCTTTTTAAAAACATTGGCTGGGCGGATATGTTACAAAAAACCCAAATCTAGAAAATTACACGCATTTAGGCAGTGCTGAGGATTTAGAGGATTTGCTCTACACCCCCTAGACCCTAAAAAACTAGAGTTTTTGCAAAGCAAGGGTGTTTGTGTGGAGGTGTTTTTG is a genomic window of Helicobacter sp. NHP19-012 containing:
- a CDS encoding AAA family ATPase: MWRYKKAIIGCLALLVGVVFVVFLFFREPTRLVSIQDFNALLRSEKIQSIKIDSRYIYLKTRFKVYKTARLGWTDSMQFPTNIPIEVLPEDNTTQELLNVVIIFFFLVLLAVVLRLAWNKKALLQPSVDATQAHPSTPQPPLHATLPSVRFKDVAGTKEVKEELYEIVDYLKNPKKYQDLKIKLPKGVLLVGPPGVGKTMIAKALAAEAKVPFFYHSGSAFVQIYVGVGAKRVRELFAKAKAFSPSIVFIDEIDAVGKARGHQRNDEREATLNQLLTEMDGFEESSQVIVIGATNKIDVMDEALLRSGRFDRRIFISLPDLEERVQILESYLQDKQHNLDCLEVAKICVGFSGAMLSSLVNESALNALRRNAAQISMKDILEVKDKIAFGKKKNVTLSEQEKNLYALYQSAKALSAYWLEVEFDKVLLVGEFLVASDRRILSKSEMNNSIKVHLSGMIVLDLFFKESYTLAKDDLKHALETAKKMCEEYGMGHKFIGDRSDVEALLSTLYAEQREFLGNFRAQVQAMAQALLDKEKLSKTQIQEILRSFV